Proteins encoded within one genomic window of Brienomyrus brachyistius isolate T26 chromosome 22, BBRACH_0.4, whole genome shotgun sequence:
- the LOC125718104 gene encoding serine/threonine-protein kinase PLK3-like produces MACPTWLEALLAAKKRIEVPEIVFDPGNLRFYRRLQLLGEGGFAKCFQMMDILSGEIFAVKVIPIKHSAGIKESLREVEILKTLQHHHVVNYSHHLEDDRFLYIFMELCSRGSMLDVLQARQLLRTPEVRYYMRQLIGALKYMHGEGILHRDLKLENILLTEKMELKLADFGLATKLQPMESRQKFFCGTREYAAPEVWQMEGHGPESDVWALGCIMYTMLVGAYPFYGDTEEIRQSVTQAEYILPKTLSSSARKLISWILQRNPQDRPTLDQILSHKFFTKGFTPEELPSSSYCKVPTFRLANRVRKFFGRLFQRLFRKKRSKDMASAESKQEFSKETSSYLVYSRGVQTFFSEGHIKKNIPRAGPTY; encoded by the exons ATGGCTTGTCCTACTTGGCTCGAAGCTCTGCTGGCGGCTAAGAAGAGGATTGAAGTGCCTGAGATCGTCTTTGATCCCGGAAATTTGCGGTTTTACCGCAGACTCCAACTGCTGGGAGAA GGAGGCTTTGCCAAATGCTTCCAAATGATGGACATTTTAAGCGGGGAGATCTTTGCCGTGAAAGTTATCCCCATAAAGCACTCCGCTGGAATTAAAGAG AGTCTCCGAGAAGTGGAGATTCTGAAGACGCTGCAACACCATCACGTCGTCAACTACTCCCATCATCTTGAAGATGACAGATTCCTGTACATCTTCATGGAGCTGTGCAGTAGGGGG TCGATGCTCGACGTCCTACAAGCACGACAGCTTCTGAGGACCCCTGAAGTGCGGTACTACATGAGACAGCTCATTGGCGCACTAAAGTACATGCATGGAGAAGgcattctccacagggacctcaagttag AGAATATATTACTAACAGAGAAAATGGAGCTGAAACTGGCCGACTTTGGACTGGCAACGAAGCTGCAGCCAATGGAGTCGAGGCAGAA atTCTTTTGCGGCACAAGAGAATACGCGGCTCCTGAAGTGTGGCAGATGGAGGGACACGGCCCAGAGTCGGATGTCTGGGCGCTGGGCTGTATCAT GTATACAATGCTGGTTGGGGCATACCCCTTTTATGGCGATACTGAGGAGATCAGACAGAGTGTGACTCAAGCGGAGTACATACTACCAAAGACCCTCTCCTCATCAGCCCGgaaactgatttcttggatCCTTCAGAGGAATCCACAGGATCGGCCCACTTTGGATCAGATCCTAAGTCACAAGTTCTTCACTAAG GGCTTCACTCCTGAGGAACTTCCGTCGAGTAGTTACTGCAAGGTACCAACATTCAGATTGGCTAATCGTGTGAGGAAGTTCTTTGGCAGGCTGTTCCAGCGCCTGTTTAGAAAAAAGAGATCCAAAG ACATGGCCAGTGCTGAATCTAAACAGGAATTCAGCAAAGAGACCAGCAGTTATTTGGTGtatagcaggggtgtccaaacttTTTTTAGTGAGGGCCACATAAAGAAAAATATTCCAAGGGCTGGGCCAACTTACTAG